One Marinifilum sp. JC120 genomic window carries:
- a CDS encoding ribosome recycling factor, which translates to MMINEVLADGKKRMEGALTALVNDFAKLRTGRAATSLVDSISVDYYGTPTPINQMASVSIPDSRTIAIQPWDKGAFPLIDKALQQSDLGLNPVNDGVMLRITIPPLTEERRKDLVKIAKKYTEDSKIALRNVRRDMNDTLKKLEKDKDISEDEQRKAQDDVQKITDDYVKKCDVACGEKEKEILEI; encoded by the coding sequence ATAATGATTAATGAAGTTCTTGCCGACGGCAAAAAAAGAATGGAAGGCGCGCTGACCGCACTGGTAAACGATTTCGCAAAACTGCGCACCGGTCGTGCGGCCACCTCGCTGGTGGATAGCATTTCCGTTGACTATTACGGAACCCCCACTCCCATCAACCAGATGGCTTCTGTTTCTATCCCGGATTCCCGCACCATTGCCATTCAGCCCTGGGATAAAGGAGCTTTCCCCCTTATTGATAAAGCCCTGCAACAGTCTGATCTCGGCCTGAACCCCGTTAATGATGGTGTCATGCTGCGTATTACCATTCCGCCCCTCACTGAGGAACGCCGTAAGGATCTGGTAAAAATCGCTAAAAAGTACACTGAAGACTCTAAAATAGCCCTGCGTAACGTACGCCGCGACATGAACGATACCCTGAAGAAGCTGGAAAAAGACAAGGATATTTCCGAAGATGAACAGCGCAAAGCTCAGGATGACGTTCAGAAAATCACTGACGACTACGTCAAGAAATGTGATGTAGCATGCGGCGAAAAAGAAAAGGAAATTCTGGAAATCTAA
- a CDS encoding isoprenyl transferase encodes MMPRHLAVIMDGNGRWAQARGLSRSEGHRAGTEAARNIVTRCRELGIEYLTLYTFSKENWARPKDEISTLFDLLTVFLKKELSSLREQGIRLNILGELSEFPFGVRQVVAHTIKKTENCKSMTLNLALNYSGRDELVRACKKMISNGISEDKITEESLSDYLYTAGQPDPDLIIRTSGEQRLSNYLLYQAAYSELYFTDVYWPDFSPEELDKALEDYARRQRRFGKTGEQI; translated from the coding sequence ATGATGCCCCGACATTTAGCCGTCATTATGGACGGCAATGGACGGTGGGCACAGGCCCGTGGTCTTTCCAGAAGCGAAGGTCACCGGGCTGGAACAGAAGCGGCTAGAAATATCGTCACCCGATGCCGGGAACTCGGCATCGAATATCTGACCCTATACACCTTTTCCAAGGAGAACTGGGCCAGACCGAAAGATGAAATCAGCACGCTTTTCGACCTGCTGACAGTTTTCCTTAAAAAGGAATTGTCCAGCCTGCGCGAGCAGGGCATACGCCTGAATATACTGGGGGAGCTCTCTGAGTTCCCCTTCGGCGTAAGGCAGGTTGTGGCCCACACCATTAAAAAAACGGAAAACTGCAAGTCCATGACCCTTAATCTGGCCTTGAATTACTCAGGGCGGGACGAATTGGTGCGGGCCTGCAAGAAAATGATTTCTAATGGTATCAGTGAAGACAAAATAACCGAGGAATCACTGTCCGACTACCTGTACACAGCCGGACAGCCGGACCCGGACCTGATAATCCGCACCAGCGGAGAGCAAAGATTATCTAACTACCTGCTCTACCAAGCCGCTTACTCGGAATTATACTTCACTGATGTTTACTGGCCGGACTTCAGTCCTGAAGAGTTGGATAAAGCTCTGGAGGACTACGCTCGACGGCAACGTCGCTTTGGTAAAACCGGCGAACAAATTTAA
- a CDS encoding SH3 domain-containing protein — protein sequence MSSRLVSSLIVCLTTCLLVAGCVPKKTRQNNAVKTTVRTETVVVTPIVTGKALVKTNVREVSSSKADIVDILAKNTQVELIGKNGNWYKIKRMDDSGKPGFVYHKLVNLDFGNYLGTRGRNKEKAVVYTAPNRKSPTVRILSPQTTFDILNIENDFYQIKGEDFEGYALTKVCVANPLSPIAKTETRTFTDQAPCPVQQKPHKTVAAKPKKKKIQPRINTKTKKKTTVKKSSGDNQAAMALFGAFASALLGGGQQNMQAQQPQSTNDAIIDILKNLDTSKELAKKTVEIREQMLAALNETRALQSLVGATVSAMNQNYKAAADTARGVSSTGMKKISIKAFIKDLSYEPTDSIEGAAVKIAQNGKMLKELEKQIKSEAADFSQLNTQQIQNLDSIIGSFSTNLHASNALYDMSMDKSGNVILSIDRAMGSYAEKGEQMSAEVTKQLTIIGLSIAELVAQISNAQNNPAGAIAALPRLMDTMDQFQTLQGLFDDFETDFNYIEQNSSVITRQGKDISSIIMTARRKNTQVTTMLESYYQQKLALSSRLKKKLATQAASGFQQVEQKASSVALAEDMLD from the coding sequence ATGTCATCAAGATTGGTTTCCAGCCTGATAGTCTGCCTAACAACCTGCTTGCTAGTTGCGGGCTGTGTTCCCAAAAAAACACGACAAAATAATGCCGTAAAAACAACAGTTAGGACTGAAACCGTTGTTGTAACACCTATTGTCACTGGTAAAGCTCTTGTGAAAACCAATGTCCGTGAAGTGTCATCTTCTAAAGCTGATATAGTAGATATCCTTGCCAAAAACACGCAGGTGGAACTTATCGGCAAAAACGGGAACTGGTACAAGATCAAGCGTATGGACGACAGCGGAAAGCCCGGTTTCGTCTACCATAAACTGGTCAATCTTGATTTCGGAAATTACCTTGGCACACGTGGTAGAAACAAAGAAAAGGCGGTTGTCTATACGGCCCCGAACCGCAAATCGCCCACGGTACGTATCCTCTCACCGCAAACAACCTTTGATATCCTGAACATTGAAAACGACTTTTACCAGATCAAAGGTGAAGATTTCGAAGGCTATGCCCTCACCAAAGTGTGTGTAGCCAATCCACTCAGCCCTATCGCCAAGACTGAAACCAGAACTTTCACAGATCAGGCTCCTTGTCCCGTACAGCAAAAACCTCATAAAACAGTTGCTGCAAAACCTAAAAAGAAAAAAATTCAACCTAGAATTAATACCAAAACCAAGAAAAAAACCACCGTTAAAAAAAGTAGCGGAGACAACCAAGCCGCTATGGCCTTATTCGGGGCATTCGCATCCGCCCTTTTGGGAGGGGGACAGCAGAACATGCAGGCCCAGCAACCTCAAAGTACCAATGATGCCATTATAGATATCCTTAAAAATCTGGATACAAGTAAAGAACTGGCCAAAAAAACAGTTGAAATTCGCGAGCAGATGCTGGCAGCGCTTAATGAAACCCGTGCCCTGCAATCACTGGTAGGCGCAACTGTCTCCGCTATGAATCAGAATTACAAGGCGGCAGCCGACACCGCGCGCGGCGTTAGCTCCACCGGCATGAAAAAAATCTCCATCAAGGCCTTCATCAAAGACCTTTCATACGAACCCACCGACTCCATTGAAGGGGCAGCTGTAAAAATTGCCCAAAACGGTAAAATGCTTAAGGAACTGGAAAAACAAATCAAGTCTGAAGCTGCTGATTTTTCACAGCTCAATACGCAACAAATCCAGAACCTCGATTCCATTATCGGTTCTTTTTCCACCAACCTACACGCATCCAACGCGCTTTATGACATGAGCATGGACAAATCCGGCAACGTCATCCTGAGTATTGACCGGGCCATGGGGTCATACGCTGAAAAAGGCGAACAAATGAGTGCGGAGGTCACCAAACAATTAACAATCATAGGCCTTTCCATTGCAGAACTTGTTGCCCAGATAAGTAACGCCCAAAACAATCCTGCTGGTGCAATAGCGGCACTCCCAAGACTTATGGATACTATGGATCAATTTCAGACCCTCCAAGGTTTGTTTGACGACTTCGAAACTGATTTTAACTATATTGAACAAAATTCATCAGTTATCACACGGCAGGGTAAGGATATCAGTAGTATTATCATGACCGCACGGCGCAAAAATACGCAGGTAACTACCATGCTTGAATCTTACTACCAACAAAAACTGGCCTTAAGTAGCAGACTGAAAAAGAAGCTGGCCACTCAGGCCGCATCCGGCTTTCAACAAGTGGAACAAAAAGCCTCCTCTGTTGCTCTGGCCGAAGACATGTTAGATTAG